A genome region from Urocitellus parryii isolate mUroPar1 chromosome X, mUroPar1.hap1, whole genome shotgun sequence includes the following:
- the Magee1 gene encoding melanoma-associated antigen E1 — MSLVSQNSRRRRRRSAKATAQNSSWGEMQAPDAPSLSAAMPGPDVPQGPSDLETLQGLCASEDPGTSVPPTPDEGPTTSEPPTVSEGSIASEQPTVSEGPNTSELPTPIEGPSTSGPPAVSEGLNTAVLINAYEGLSPPVSPSASEGSSVSEQPTVTEGLNTSELPLSDEGSSTSVLTTTAEGLGISVSPTPAEGPSTSVLTTVSEGLGISVPPTSSEGLSNLMPPTLSKGPGINVPPPSGEGPSTSVPPTTSEGPDTSVLPPSGEGPSTSVPPTTSDGLGISVPPSSSKGQSTSVLPSSGEGPITSVPPTDSEGPGASEPPTRGEVPSTSVRLNSGEGPSTSGMATAAENPSTSGMLTVGEGPSTFEMAAAAAAAEGPSTSGLLIIAEGPSTSGMAPAAEGPSTSEMLTVGEGSSTFEMAAAAAAAAEGPSTSGLATAAKGPNTSEMLTVGEGPSTFEMAAAAAAAAEGPSTSGMATAAETPSTSGMLTIAEGPSISEMAAAAECPSTSGMAAAAAGPSTSGMAAAADGPSTSGMLAASANPAPVLSLGASVGPTSSKCPIALPSSCVARSSSDSKRPKGAEGPMEFQVLRDRENSNSITIMGLGTTQVALTLKPQDPMEQNVAELLQFLLVKDQSKYPIRESEMRQYIVKEYRSQFPEILRRAAAHLECIFRFELRELDPEERTYILLNKLGPVPFEGLEENPNGPKMGLLMMILGQILLNGNQAKEAEIWEMLWRMGVQRERRLSIFGNPKRLLSVEFVWQRYLDYRPITDRTPVEYEFFWGPRSHIETSKMKILKFMAKIYNKDPSDWPEPYNEALEEEAARAYAEGWQALPPFRRPFFEEAAEVASPDFDVSAYPSKYPPHSWPESRMESKSRKLVQLFLLMDSTKLPIPKKGILYYIGRECSKVFPDLLNRAARTLNHVYGTELVVLDPRNHSYTLYNRREMEDTEEIVDSPNRPGNNFLMQVLSFIFIMGNHARESAVWAFLRGLGVQAGRKHVITCRYLSQRYIDSLRVPDSDPVQYEFVWGPRARLETSKMKALRYVARIHRKEPQDWPEQYREAMEDEANRADAGHRQFLVHNFR; from the coding sequence ATGTCGCTGGTAAGCCAGAAttcgcgccgccgccgccgccgcagtgCAAAGGCCACTGCGCAGAACAGCAGCTGGGGTGAAATGCAGGCCCCTGACGCCCCCAGTCTCTCCGCTGCTATGCCAGGCCCAGACGTCCCCCAGGGTCCCAGCGATCTGGAGACCCTCCAGGGTCTCTGCGCCTCAGAGGACCCAGGCACCTCCGTGCCGCCCACCCCTGATGAGGGCCCAACCACCTCTGAGCCGCCCACCGTCTCTGAGGGCTCAATCGCCTCCGAGCAGCCCACCGTCTCCGAGGGGCCGAACACCTCAGAGCTGCCCACCCCCATTGAGGGCCCAAGCACCTCTGGGCCTCCTGCGGTCTCTGAGGGACTGAACACAGCCGTATTGATCAACGCCTATGAGGGCCTAAGCCCCCCTGTGTCACCCTCTGCTTCTGAGGGCTCAAGCGTCTCTGAGCAGCCCACTGTCACTGAGGGGCTGAACACCTCCGAGCTACCCCTCTCCGATGAGGGCTCAAGCACTTCTGTGCTGACCACCACCGCTGAGGGACTGGGCATCTCCGTGTCGCCCACCCCCGCTGAGGGCCCCAGCACCTCCGTGCTGACCACCGTCTCTGAGGGACTGGGCATCTCTGTGCCGCCCACCTCCAGTGAGGGACTGAGCAATCTCATGCCGCCCACCCTCTCCAAGGGACCGGGCATCAACGTGCCGCCCCCATCCGGTGAAGGCCCGAGCACCTCTGTGCCGCCCACCACCTCTGAGGGACCTGACACCTCTGTGCTGCCCCCATCCGGTGAAGGCCCGAGCACCTCTGTGCCGCCCACCACCTCTGATGGACTAGGCATCTCCGTGCCTCCCTCCTCCAGTAAGGGCCAGAGCACCTCTGTGCTGCCCTCCTCTGGTGAGGGCCCGATCACCTCGGTGCCGCCCACTGACTCTGAGGGACCTGGCGCCTCGGAGCCGCCCACCCGCGGTGAGGTCCCGAGCACCTCCGTGCGGCTCAATTCCGGGGAGGGCCCGAGCACCTCTGGAATGGCCACTGCGGCCGAGAACCCGAGCACCTCTGGGATGCTGACAGTTGGGGAGGGCCCAAGCACCTTTGAGatggccgccgccgccgccgccgctgaaGGCCCCAGCACCTCTGGGTTGCTCATCATTGCCGAGGGCCCGAGCACCTCTGGAATGGCCCCCGCCGCAGAGGGCCCGAGCACCTCTGAGATGCTGACAGTTGGGGAGGGCTCAAGCACCTTTGAGAtggccgccgccgcggccgccgccgccgagGGCCCGAGCACCTCTGGGCTGGCCACAGCCGCCAAGGGCCCGAACACATCTGAGATGCTGACAGTTGGGGAGGGGCCGAGCACCTTTGAGAtggctgccgccgccgccgccgccgccgaggGCCCGAGCACCTCTGGGATGGCCACAGCCGCCGAGACCCCGAGCACCTCTGGGatgctcaccattgctgaggGCCCGAGTATCTCTGAGATGGCTGCTGCCGCAGAATGCCCAAGCACCTCTGGGATGGCCGCCGCTGCTGCTGGCCCGAGCACCTCTGGGATGGCCGCCGCCGCTGACGGCCCGAGCACCTCTGGTATGCTCGCTGCTTCTGCGAACCCTGCTCCAGTGTTGAGCTTGGGTGCTTCTGTGGGCCCGACCTCCTCCAAGTGCCCTATTGCTTTGCCAAGCTCCTGCGTCGCCAGGTCCTCCTCCGACTCTAAGCGCCCCAAGGGTGCGGAAGGCCCCATGGAATTCCAGGTCCTCAGAGACCGTGAGAACTCCAACTCCATTACGATTATGGGCCTTGGCACTACCCAGGTAGCGCTAACCCTGAAGCCCCAAGATCCTATGGAGCAGAATGTAGCTGAGTTGTTACAGTTTCTGCTGGTGAAGGATCAGAGCAAGTACCCTATCCGGGAATCCGAAATGCGGCAATATATTGTCAAAGAATATCGCAGCCAGTTCCCTGAGATCCTCAGGCGAGCAGCAGCCCACCTGGAGTGCATTTTTAGATTTGAATTGAGGGAGCTTGATCCTGAAGAGCGCACATATATCCTGCTCAACAAGCTGGGGCCTGTGCCCTTTGAAGGACTGGAAGAGAACCCAAATGGGCCAAAGATGGGCCTCCTGATGATGATCCTAGGACAAATCCTCCTGAATGGCAACCAAGCCAAGGAAGCTGAGATTTGGGAAATGCTCTGGAGGATGGGGGTGCAGCGAGAGAGGAGGCTTTCCATTTTTGGGAACCCAAAGAGACTTCTGTCTGTAGAGTTTGTATGGCAGCGGTACTTGGACTACAGGCCAATAACTGACCGTACCCCAGTGGAATACGAATTTTTCTGGGGACCAAGATCCCACATAGAAACCAGCAAGATGAAAATTCTGAAGTTCATGGCTAAGATCTATAACAAAGATCCTTCCGACTGGCCAGAGCCATACAATGAGGCTCTGGAAGAAGAGGCTGCTAGAGCCTATGCTGAGGGTTGGCAAGCTCTCCCTCCCTTTAGGAGGCCCTTTTTTGAAGAAGCTGCAGAGGTAGCATCTCCTGATTTTGATGTTTCTGCCTATCCCTCAAAATATCCTCCACATTCATGGCCTGAGTCAAGAATGGAGAGCAAGTCAAGGAAGTTGGTGCAGTTATTTCTGCTGATGGATTCGACTAAGCTGCCTATACCAAAGAAAGGAATTCTGTACTACATTGGCCGAGAGTGCAGCAAAGTATTCCCTGACCTCCTGAATCGTGCTGCTCGCACCCTGAACCACGTGTATGGGACAGAGCTAGTGGTTCTGGATCCAAGAAACCACTCCTATACCCTGTACAACCGAAGAGAAATGGAAGATACTGAAGAGATTGTAGATAGTCCAAATAGGCCTGGCAACAACTTCTTGATGCAGGTTCTGAGCTTCATCTTTATAATGGGCAACCATGCTAGGGAGTCTGCAGTGTGGGCCTTTCTGCGGGGCTTAGGGGTTCAAGCTGGGAGAAAGCATGTGATTACCTGTAGGTATTTGAGTCAGCGCTACATAGACAGTTTACGGGTTCCCGACAGTGATCCAGTACAGTATGAGTTTGTATGGGGCCCTAGAGCCCGCTTGGAAACCTCCAAGATGAAAGCGCTGCGCTATGTGGCCAGAATCCACAGAAAGGAGCCACAGGACTGGCCAGAGCAGTACAGGGAGGCAATGGAAGATGAGGCCAATAGAGCTGATGCTGGTCACAGGCAATTCCTTGTTCACAACTTCAGATAG